The Ornithodoros turicata isolate Travis chromosome 9, ASM3712646v1, whole genome shotgun sequence genome includes a region encoding these proteins:
- the LOC135369293 gene encoding uncharacterized protein LOC135369293, protein MAYDGYFAVHGTGVTLIEDYHKEEEATRSYAAVAFTIFVTLIITTVTAICVVALNLNHPTPKDKTDAASAGHVSMPKFPQKPPQDNYEDYMDSGIDQAEDTAPKDTRVCNTDDCKYVRQFIETVVDADRDPCDNFFNFACGKNERLPTGMYVDNFGGSLEEQDVMASVAKNLKEANVPPVGQMAFQKSAARYKHCTEGDKNTSLEVIIDFFREHQMDVTKKMSFQPMDIMVKFIFKINIHLLFSLEPVELGARAFAFRKETIAPTGVGSTHVRAILSRIYSASIYSNLARTIEELENGLGGNKSQGSGHGMSNDTVKMIELRKVGQRDDELSDEWSEALRRYAPAAIQTKIVQIIEADFRFFHRLFGSTGTSRKMICEYSSPEDVPLTFTSVFLLELTTALLLRRGSSQTRRP, encoded by the exons ATGGCGTACGACGGGTACTTTGCCGTGCACGGTACAGGAGTTACCCTGATTGAAGACTACCACAAAGAA GAGGAAGCCACCAGGTCCTACGCTGCCGTAGCATTCACTATATTTGTCACCCTAATCATCACCACTGTCACGGCTATCTGTGTTGTCGCACTGAACCTGAACCATCCGACACCCAAGGACAAGACCGACGCAGCTTCTGCTGGACACGTATCGATGCCGAAGTTCCCGCAAAAGCCTCCTCAGGACAACTACGAGGATTACATGGACAGCGGTATTGATCAGGCAGAAGATACAGCACCGAAAGATACGAGAGTTTGCAACACCGACGATTGCAAATACGTCCGCCAATTCATTGAAACGGTTGTGGACGCAGATCGAGACCCGTGCGATAACTTTTTCAATTTCGCCTGCGGTAAAAATGAACGGCTGCCTACTGGTATGTACGTCGATAATTTTGGCGGCAGTTTAGAAGAACAAGACGTGATGGCATCCGTCGCGAAGAACCTGAAAGAGGCGAACGTTCCTCCCGTAGGTCAAATGGCTTTCCAAAAGTCTGCAGCGCGCTACAAACACTGCACAGAGGGCGACAAGAACACATCTCTGGAAGTCATTATAGACTTCTTTCGAGAGCACCAGATGGACGTAACGAAAAAGATGTCATTCCAGCCAATGGACATCATGGTGAAATTTATCTTCAAGATTAACATTCATTTGCTGTTTTCATTGGAACCAGTTGAGCTTGGAGCACGTGCTTTCGCGTTTCGCAAGGAGACAATAGCCCCCACAGGAGTAGGGTCTACACATGTTAGAGCAATTTTGTCTCGCATATATTCGGCATCCATTTATAGCAACCTGGCGCGGACTATTGAAGAGTTAGAGAACGGGTTGGGTGGCAATAAATCACAGGGAAGTGGGCATGGGATGTCAAACGACACTGTCAAGATGATCGAGCTCCGGAAAGTGGGGCAAAGAGACGACGAACTCTCTGACGAGTGGAGTGAGGCGCTCCGACGCTACGCACCCGCTGCGATACAAACGAAAATAGTACAGATAATAGAAGCTGATTTCCGCTTTTTCCACCGCCTGTTTGGAAGCACAGGGACGTCTCGAAAGATGATATGCGAGTATTCTTCGCCTGAAGATGTGCCTCTGACTTTTACAAGCGTCTTTTTGTTAGAACTTACAACTGCGCTCTTACTACGGCGCGGATCCTCCCAAACGCGGCGTCCATAG